A window of the Cutaneotrichosporon cavernicola HIS019 DNA, chromosome: 6 genome harbors these coding sequences:
- the VAM6 gene encoding uncharacterized protein (Rab guanyl-nucleotide exchange factor), whose translation MGSHALHPLLAAKARITTLHQHDGTLYAGCADGSVRYYDGAELKASYQLSRRQIDALAVLPVSGLLVVLAGKPFLVKADPDQTVSLYKLDHPSRAKVLTQARYAQAFAATTYMAPGKPSEGSATAAKTRRDLLVVGCSKKVVVYGAGARLGEAWELTLPHTPRAVIFPAPVYADLPGAVHLLYSPSASTLLHIKASPAANRLSATDLPMTGYPASRDGTRPAVPDSGWGRLGGFMRGAALPVGTRTVGGEVALVRDDLGVFFSSEGNFTRDESLHWPTVPEALAFSNPFLYSVLPAAAAVAGQPASLPTIQVHLAPTLTLRDTITFPAPTTGSLSVAAVNVGATSTDGRKSSKLLLVSTPTDRTLALEGSTIWEVRGTDIGEQVDELVREGRVMDAIGLVEAVGDTGLEETQRLPRLRILNALAQFARGEYQPALETFTVFNVNPAKVIALYPRTAISGNLAVPREEWMKLFGAVEGARLEPEVLPVIASPKPSVIRNAHLALARKKSNDTIASVASTSREHPDSPPKIMSPPPMDDETLPRKAVDELIYYLSDRRQKLGGAIPALKDPLPAEADLPSLSEVHAAMIHDLPDGPLIDLDPEQLLRTAQVVYTSLLKVYLVARPSLVGSLCRIENWVDVAEVEPLLREKGRIDDLRDLYMQKGMHDKALGMLLEQAKEEDDPLDRYPPTVRYLEKLGPKHLQLIFDSSRWIFEEDPGRGLQIFTADEPEVDALPRDKVVAFLEEVDWKGGITYLEHVFELGDTSPELHDKLVELYLRRLKSATGSERDEALKTLLAFLNDSTHYRPYRLLSKLPVQNAPEAQAVLLGRLGKHDEALRLYIYTLKDYAAAEAYCARVHAKEPERGLFLHLLRLYLRPVKEEVLVAPALALVARHGKRMDARAVLDLLPPLVPVKELHDFFLRTLGDERARRNEHRITRGLLAARKAQAERLVVGLEVKRVRVTDQRICPQCQKRLGQSAIAVHAPRGEVTHLHCKDLFSERLARARA comes from the exons ATGGGAAGCCACGCCCTccaccccctcctcgcggccaaggcccGCAtcaccaccctccaccaacACG ATGGTACACTGTACGCCGGCTGCGCAGACGGGAGTGTCCGGTACTacgacggcgccgagctcaaggcaTCATACCAGTTGAGTAGGAGGCAGattgacgcgctcgccgtcctccccGTCTCGGGACTGCTCGTCGTGCTGGCCGGTAAGCCCTTCCTTGTCAAGGCTGATCCAGACCAAACCGTCTCGCTCTACAAACTCGACCATCCGAGTAGAGCCAAGGTCCTCACGCAGGCACGCTATGCCCAAGCATTTGCAGCCACGACCTACATGGCCCCAGGCAAGCCTTCCGAAGGAAGTGCTACGGCCGCCAAGACCAGACGCGACCTGCTGGTCGTGGGCTGCTCAAAGAAGGTTGTGGTGTATGGTGCCGgcgcgcgtctcggcgaggcATGGGAGCTGACGCTGCCCCATacgccgcgcgccgtcaTCTTCCCCGCACCGGTGTACGCCGACCTCCCCGGCGCCGTGCATCTCCTGTACTCTCCGAGCGCCAGCACGCTGCTGCACATCAAAGCCAGCCCGGCCGCGAATAGGCTCAGTGCAACTGACCTGCCCATGACCGGATACCCCGCGTCCAGAGACGGAACGAGGCCAGCCGTGCCCGATAGTGGATGGGGACGGTTGGGCGGGTTTATGCGCGGTGCGGCGCTCCCTGTTGGCACGCGGAcggttggcggcgaggtcgcgctcgtccgcgacgacctcggcgtcttcttctcgtccgAGGGCAACTTTACGAGGGACGAGTCGCTCCACTGGCCAACGGTACCAGAAGCCTTAG CCTTCTCCAACCCCTTTCTCTACTCGGTTCTTCCTGCAGCGGCGGCCGTCGCTGGTCAGCCTGCATCCCTCCCCACCATCCAGGTACACCTCGCTCCGACGCTCACATTGCGAGACACGATCACCTTCCCTGCTCCCACTACTGGGTCGCTCTCCGTTGCCGCCGTCAATGTcggcgcgacgtcgaccgaCGGCAGGAAGagctccaagctcctcctcgtgtCCACGCCGACCGACCGCACCCTCGCGCTAGAAGGCAGCACGATCTGGGAGGTGCGAGGTACCGACATCGGGGAacaggtcgacgagctcgtcagGGAGGGGAGAGTGATGGACGCGattggcctcgtcgaggccgtcggGGACACCGGACTCGAAGAG acccAACGCCTGCCCCGCCTGCGCATCCTCAACGCGTTGGCGCAGTTCGCACGGGGCGAATACCAGCCCGCGCTCGAGACGTTCACCGTGTTCAACGTCAATCCTGCAAAGGTCATCGCGCTGTATCCCAGAACCGCAATATCTGGTAACCTCGCCGTGCCGAGGGAGGAGTGGATGAAGCTCttcggcgcggtcgagggcgcgagACTCGAACCTGAGGTCCTGCCAGTCATCGCTTCCCCGAAACCTTCGGTCATCCGCAATGCGCATTTagcgttggcgaggaagaagagcaaCGACACGATTGCGTCGGTCGCGAGCACCTCTAGAGAGCATCCGGACAGCCCGCCCAAGATCATGTCGCCGCCCCCGATGGACGATG AGACACTGCCCCGCAAggcggtcgacgagctgatCTACTACCTCTCCGACCGGCGACAgaagctcggcggcgcaaTCCctgcgctcaaggacccACTGCCCGCCGAGGCTGACCTCCCATCACTGTCTGAGGTCCACGCAGCGATGATCCACGACCTCCCGGACGGCCCGTtgatcgacctcgacccagAACAACTCCTCCGCACTGCACAGGTCGTGTACACGTCCCTGCTGAAGGTGTATCTCGTCGCCCGTCCCAGCCTTGTAGGCAGTCTGTGCCGTATCGAGAACTGGGTGGACGTCGCGGAGGTCGAGCCGCTGTTGCGAGAAAAAGGA cgtATCGATGACTTGCGGGACCTGTACATGCAGAAGGGCATGCACGACAAGGCGTTGGGGATGCTGTTGGA GCAggcgaaggaggaggacgacccGTTGGATAGGTACCCGCCAACAGTGCGGTACCTTGAGAAGCTCGGTCCGAAGCACCTGCAACTCATCTTCGACTCCTCGCGCTGGATCTTCGAGGAAGACCCGGGGCGTGGCTTGCAG ATCTTCACCGCGGACGAGCCAGAGGTCGACGCACTCCCGCGCGACAAGGTCGTTGCCTtccttgaggaggtcgactGGAAGGGCGGCATTACCTACCTGGAGCACGTCTTCGAGCTGGGCGACACTTCCCCCGAGCTGCACGAcaagcttgtcgagctgtACTTGCGGCGCCTGAAATCAGCTACAGGGTCGGaacgcgacgaggcgctcaagacgctcctcgccttcctAAACGACTCCACGCACTACCGCCCATACCGGCTCCTCTCCAAGCTGCCTGTCCAAA ACGCGCCCGAAGCCCAGGCTGTCCTCCTAGGTCGGTTGGGAAAACATGACGAAGCGCTCCGACTCTACATCTATACGCTGAAAGActacgccgccgccgaagcatactgcgcgcgcgtgcaCGCCAAGGAGCCGGAGCGTggcctcttcctccacctcctgcGTCTGTATCTCCGTCctgtcaaggaggaggtacTCGTCGCCCCGGCACTTGCACTCGTCGCGCGACATGGGAAACGTATGGACGCGCGGGccgtgctcgacctcctcccgcccctCGTCCCGGTTAAGGAGCTACACGACTTCTTCCTCCGCACACTGGGTGATgagcgcgctcgccgtAACGAGCACCGTATCACGCGTGGACTGCTCGCAGCGCGCAAAGCTCAGGcggagcgcctcgtcgtcggactGGAAGTCAAGCGTGTGCGCGTGACTGACCAGCGCAT ctgTCCGCAGTGCCAGAAGCGGCTGGGACAAAGCGCCATCGCCGTACATGCGCCAAG ggGCGAAGTCACCCACCTGCATTGCAAGGATCTGTTCTctgagcgcctcgcgcgcgctcgcgcttga
- the pacC gene encoding uncharacterized protein (Transcription factor PacC) has protein sequence MAYPPLPSSQYLRTPTGSSASDSASSVDPLTPNSTATTRSRTSPPDVEERDELDPDVPERAAPCKEGPLDEGIRCKWKDCTYSAPGPEDLYTHLCEKHIGRKSTNNLCLTCAWEGCGVKCVKRDHITSHLRVHTPLKPHPCQVCGKTFKRPQDLKKHERIHTQEHHQLHKLSKATTSNDPDFNARYPMARDDRRMSNGSGLPHQRSPAFSLSPSSSAHDPHSPKEYLGVPPSASHGYGAPSPLVIAALHRKQHEELAAYQQRELIALQQLAYQQQQSSALAVQLQSEALGKGVKRGNEESFDIFIEDMKRRKMDPVYDVEMISRLNTLMPPRLPTAYNMPSLGGNPGLPSNISPFSYPSLPNIGHGHNGQTPSVPPIQIPEIRTEQDLTMFNQFMVSLGRETAAGMPSLDSGSSTSSSRNSLSPLSVAENSPIEDLFNPSELASLGLAGMPGIPTSTPSPNGSVSLGSLYPSLDGMDNGRPRAGSVNELEHTRRPIAGLPRSGSHSAASKMGHGQLYGGVSASQYPQIPEWNVSPANGEGQSYASFDSLGSRSRSSVPAATLAPRDFYKRTFRHIAPLGAAPHTESSERSTVADDEDSASDTSSDDTISPRIPIGALCSGHPSLKLPAIGNHDGDSSPLPSLRSLRRGISPARNPPVKRHTDDTLVHGVKRLELEDRTRSDSPLSLEDDSRSSTANPEDMRRRHAALIRAWLLAVNLEFKRRQVAEMSRVDRDRERSPTPVAPMVIA, from the exons ATGGCATACCCACCCTTACCCTCATCGCAATATCTACGTACGCCGAcgggctcgtcggcctcggacTCGGCGTCCAGCGTTGACCCTCTCACGCCCAATTCGACCGCCACCACTCGCTCGCGCACATCACCTCCTGATGTCGAGGAACGTGACGAACTAGACCCCGACGTTCCAGAGCGTGCCGCTCCTTGTAAGGAGGGACCGCTGGACGAGGGCATCAGATGCAAGTGGAAGGACTGCACGTACTCGGCTCCAGGTCCAGAGGACCTGTACACGCACCTGTGCGAGAAGCACATTGGCCGCAAATCGACCAACAACCTCTGCCTGACCTGTGCATGGGAAGGCTGTGGTGTCAAGTGTGTCAAGCGTGATCACATCACGTCCCACCTGCGTG TCCACACGCCTCTCAAGCCCCATCCGTGCCAGGTTTGTGGCAAGACATTCAAGCGTCCCCAGGACCTCAAGAAGCACGAGCGTATTCACACCCAGGAACACCACCAGCTGCACAAGTTGTCCAAGGCCACCACCTCGAATGATCCCGACTTCAACGCGCGTTACCCTATGGCACGTGATGACCGCCGCATGTCGAATGGCAGCGGCCTTCCTCACCAGCGCTCGCCAGCGTTttcgctctcgccctcatcgtcaGCTCACGACCCGCACTCGCCCAAAGAATACCTCGGCGTCccaccctcggcctctcACGGCTACGGTGCACCGTCGCCGCTGGtcatcgccgccctccATAGGAAGCAGcacgaggagctcgccgcctACCAGCAGCGTGAGCTCATTGCTCTCCAGCAGCTCGCGtaccagcagcagcagtcgTCGGCGCTTGCTGTCCAGCTCCAGTCGGAGGCCCTCGGCAAGGGTGTCAAGCGCGGCAACGAGGAGTCGTTTGACATCTTTATCGAGGACATGAAGCGCCGCAAGATGGACCCCGTCTACGACGTCGAAATGATCTCGCGCCTCAACACGCTTATGCCTCCCCGCCTTCCTACCGCGTACAACATGCCGTCGCTTGGCGGCAACCCCGGCCTGCCGAGCAACATCTCCCCCTTCTCATACCCGTCGCTCCCGAACATCGGCCACGGTCACAACGGTCAGACTCCTTCAGTCCCACCTATCCAGATCCCCGAGATCCGTACCGAGCAGGACCTCACCATGTTCAATCAGTTCATGGTCTCGCTCGGTCGTGAGACCGCCGCCGGCATGCCCAGCCTCGACTCAGGCTCGAgtacctcgtcgtcgcgcaactcgctctcgccgctCTCAGTGGCGGAGAACTCGCCCATCGAGGATCTCTTCAACCCTTCTGAGCTTGCAtcgctcggcctcgccggcATGCCGGGTATCCCtacgtcgacgccctcgcccaaCGGCTCGGTGTCGCTCGGCTCGCTCTACCCCTCACTCGACGGGATGGACAACGGTCGTCCGCGTGCAGGCTCAgtcaacgagctcgagcacaCGCGCCGCCCCATCGCCGGCCTCCCCCGATCAGGCAGCCACTCGGCTGCCTCGAAGATGGGTCACGGCCAGCTCTACGGCGgcgtctcggcctcgcAGTACCCCCAGATCCCCGAGTGGAACGTCTCGCCCGCCAACGGCGAGGGTCAGAGCTATGCCTCGTTTGACTCGCTCGgttcgcgctcgcgctcgtccgtGCCCGCCGCGACCCTCGCCCCTCGCGACTTCTACAAGCGGACTTTCCGGCACATTGCACCTCTTGGTGCTGCGCCCCACACCGAAAGCAGCGAACGCTCgaccgtcgccgacgacgaggactcTGCGTCCGACACGTCGTCGGACGACACCATCAGCCCAAGAATACCGATCGGCGCCCTGTGCTCGGGCCACCCCAGCCTCAAGCTCCCCGCGATCGGCAACCACGACGGCGACAGCTCACCGCTCCCGTCACTCCGTTCGCTGCGCCGCGGCATCTCCCCCGCCCGCAACCCTCCTGTCAAGCGGCACACGGACGACACGCTCGTGCACGGTgtcaagcgcctcgagctcgaggaccgcACGCGCTCCGACTCGCCCCtctcgctcgaggacgacagcCGCTCGTCGACTGCCAACCCAGAGGAcatgcgccgccgccacgcgGCCCTCATCCGCGCTTGGCTCCTCGCTGTCAACCTCGAGTTCAAGCGTCGCCAAGTCGCGGAAATGTCCCGCGTCGACCGTGACCGCGAGCGCTCCCCGACGCCCGTGGCGCCCATGGTCATCGCCTAG
- the MSC2 gene encoding uncharacterized protein (Cation efflux family) — protein MRGVFLHVMADTLGSVGVIVSTLLIRWTGWTGFDPLASLFIATLILASVFPLVLDAARVLVLDVGPYSEPTLRKALGDVSTVRGVKSYSAARLWPREGANLVGSLHVQLAPGADPAKVSARVEAALRSRVPGLKELVLQIEGDERFCTCMTS, from the coding sequence ATGCGCGGCGTTTTCCTGCACGTCATGGCCGACACGCTCGGTTCGGTCGGCGTCATCGTCTCCACCCTCCTGATCCGCTGGACGGGGTGGACGGGTTTCGACCCCCTCGCCTCACTGTTCATCGCGACGCTTATCCTCGCCTCCGTCTTCCCGCTCGTGCTCGATGCCGCGCGCGTCCTGGTCCTAGACGTGGGACCGTACTCCGAGCCGACGCTCCgcaaggcgctcggcgacgtctCGACCGTGCGCGGCGTCAAGTCCTactcggccgcgcgcctgtggccgcgcgagggcgccaacctcgtcggctcCCTACacgtccagctcgccccTGGCGCCGACCCCGCAAAAGTATCGGCACGGGTCGAGGCCGCTTTGCGCTCTCGCGTGCCGGGCTTAAAGGAGCTCGTGCTCCAAATCGAAGGAGACGAGCGCTTCTGCACCTGCATGACATCGTAG
- the MSC2 gene encoding uncharacterized protein (Cation efflux family), with product MQLLPPLATLSARALVTRLPPRGLDTAPDTAVSSVAALVLLRCLWALGAELGITRKDKRRKAAADGLGVGLGVLQTICWGLATRHVGPLRPTMIVFLSSSAANASTLTSRAASAAAIVAALTFVTAFGDEVTAGSLAALAAISGVAGKLGAKRRRDDGWAVPMLAAAVAGSAVILVFSSLSLPLGALSAVAALASYLPLHGLTSLALPSPSGLAYLALAQMFALPPRPPLVDLAAVVPAVILAQKQAIPLNGWAFPRSTPSVSTGPRFSLHTPLALLPAAWRPHLLTVIRTPASRRIFGFLCLNLAYMGVQMAYGIATNSLGLISDAIHMLFDCLGIGVGLWASVAATWKPDGQYTFGYSRVETLSGFINGCFLILISIFIIFEAIQRVLNPPEMETRQLLLVKWGAF from the exons ATGCAgctcctccctcctctaGCCACACTATCGGCCCGCGCACTCGTCACCCGTCTCCCCCCACGAGGGCTTGACACAGCCCCCGATACGGCCGTCTCCTCCGTCGCggctctcgtcctcctccgctgcCTCTGGGCATTGGGCGCAGAGCTCGGCATCACACGGAAGGACAAGCGACGAAAGGCCGCGGCAGACGGGCTAGGcgttggcctcggcgtgctCCAGACAATATGCTGGGGCCTCGCGACGAGGCATGTCGGCCCACTACG tccGACCATGatcgtcttcctctcctcttcggcaGCCAACGCATCGACATTGACAtcacgcgcggcgagcgcagcggcTATCGTCGCTGCCCTCACTTTCGTCACGGCGTTTGGGGATGAGGTGACGGCCGGTTCTCTTGCAGCGCTCGCAGCCATCTCCGGCGTCGCGGGGAAGCTGGGCGCCAAACGGAGGCGCGATGATGGGTGGGCCGTGCCAATGCTGGCGGCGGCTGTGGCCGGCAGcgccgtcatcctcgtcttcTCG TCCCTCTCGCTCCCCCTCGGGGCCCTTTCCGCggtcgcggcgctggcaTCCTACCTTCCCCTCCATGGGCTGAcctcgctcgccctcccttcccccagcGGGCTTGCGTACCTGGCCCTCGCGCAGATGTTCGCTCTCCCGCCCCGTCCGCCGCTGGTGgacctcgcggccgtcgtcccagccgtcatcctcgcccagaAGCAGGCCATCCCACTGAATGGCTGGGCCTTCCCCCGGTCCACGCCGTCCGTCTCGACCGGCCCAAGGTTCTCCCTCCATACTCCACTCGCCCTGCTGCCGGCAGCCTGGAGGCCACACCTCCTCACGGTGATCCGCACGCCGGCGAGCCGACGCATCTTCGGCTTCTTATGCCTCAACCTCGCATACATGGGCGTGCAGATGGCGTATGGAATTGCGACCAACTCCCTAGGCCTGATTTCGGACG ccatCCACATGCTGTTCGACTGCCTCGGTATCGGCGTCGGGCTATGGGCATCCGTCGCGGCCACATGGAAGCCAGACGGGCAGTACACGTTTGGCTACTCGCGCGTCGAGACTTTGTCGGGATTCATCAACG gctgcttcctcatcctcatctcgATCTTCATCATCTTTGAGGCGATCCAGCGTGTGCTGAACCCGCCCGAGATGGAGACGCGCCAACTTCTCCTTGTCA AATGGGGAGCATTCTGA